In Streptomyces thermolilacinus SPC6, a single genomic region encodes these proteins:
- a CDS encoding MurR/RpiR family transcriptional regulator has product MNDTPGARLQALFEGHRLTPTQRRIAHWMVRRAADVPFLSSVELAELAGVSQPSVTRFAVALGFDGYPALRRHLREVAPAEPARAAREDAPAGAAAANEYQQAVHAEIENLRHLAELLADPAPAERAGRLLAASRPLPVLGLRAAAAQARGFAYFAAKVHPDVRVLDEGGSMLTDRIDAAVRAGATALLCFALPRHPREVVDALEYARAAGLTVVTVADSAFAPVARHSDLLLPAAVGTALAFDTACGPMLLGRVLLEAMCDGLPDAQARLEEFDARAAARGLFVE; this is encoded by the coding sequence ATGAACGACACCCCCGGCGCGCGGCTCCAGGCCCTTTTCGAGGGCCACCGGCTGACGCCGACGCAGCGGCGGATCGCCCACTGGATGGTGCGGCGCGCCGCCGACGTGCCGTTCCTGTCCAGCGTGGAGCTGGCCGAGCTGGCCGGGGTCAGCCAGCCGTCCGTCACCCGCTTCGCCGTCGCCCTCGGCTTCGACGGTTACCCCGCGCTGCGCAGGCACCTGCGCGAGGTCGCCCCCGCCGAACCCGCCCGCGCCGCCCGGGAGGACGCGCCCGCCGGGGCGGCGGCGGCCAACGAGTACCAGCAGGCCGTCCACGCCGAGATCGAGAACCTCCGCCACCTCGCGGAGCTCCTCGCCGACCCCGCGCCCGCCGAGCGCGCCGGGCGGCTGCTCGCCGCGTCCCGCCCCCTGCCCGTCCTCGGCCTGCGGGCCGCCGCGGCCCAGGCGCGCGGCTTCGCGTACTTCGCCGCCAAGGTCCACCCGGACGTCCGGGTGCTGGACGAGGGCGGCTCGATGCTGACCGACCGGATCGACGCCGCCGTACGGGCCGGGGCCACGGCCCTGCTCTGTTTCGCGCTGCCCCGCCACCCCCGCGAGGTGGTCGATGCCCTGGAGTACGCGCGGGCCGCCGGGCTGACCGTGGTGACCGTCGCCGACTCGGCGTTCGCGCCGGTCGCCCGCCACAGCGACCTGCTCCTCCCGGCCGCCGTCGGCACCGCCCTCGCCTTCGACACGGCGTGCGGGCCGATGCTGCTGGGCCGGGTGCTGCTGGAGGCCATGTGCGACGGGCTGCCGGACGCGCAGGCGCGGCTGGAGGAGTTCGACGCGCGGGCGGCGGCGCGCGGACTGTTCGTGGAGTAG
- a CDS encoding roadblock/LC7 domain-containing protein: MRRALRQRAERRQLMTAEPYVLGELRRLRARVPQLTGALAASVDGLVLAQDTGDVEPEGVAALTAAALGVAVRLTDATGRGGFRELLVRGEHGYVATYAAGGTAVLTLLAEPRVNVGRLHLEGRRSGARIAELVDGALERPDLAP, from the coding sequence ATGAGGCGCGCCCTGCGGCAGCGCGCCGAGAGGAGACAACTGATGACGGCCGAACCGTACGTACTCGGGGAGCTGCGCCGCCTCCGCGCGCGGGTCCCGCAGCTGACCGGGGCGCTCGCCGCCAGCGTCGACGGTCTGGTCCTCGCGCAGGACACAGGGGACGTCGAGCCGGAGGGCGTCGCCGCGCTGACGGCGGCCGCGCTCGGCGTCGCCGTACGGCTCACCGACGCCACCGGGCGCGGCGGCTTCCGCGAGCTGCTGGTGCGCGGCGAGCACGGCTACGTGGCGACGTACGCGGCGGGCGGCACGGCCGTGCTGACGCTGCTCGCGGAGCCCCGCGTCAACGTCGGCCGCCTCCACCTGGAGGGCCGCCGCTCCGGCGCGCGGATCGCGGAACTCGTGGACGGCGCCCTGGAGCGGCCCGACCTCGCCCCCTGA
- a CDS encoding type III PLP-dependent enzyme domain-containing protein translates to MASDRRDQAVRAAVEHALLPDSQPVVALLDTAGVRASAAALRAAFAAVTDAPVLHAFAVKASPLVPVLRLLYEEGLGAEVASPGELALARAAGVPPRMTVLDSPAKTVAELREAIDLGIAVNADNPQELARLDTLVAARATAPPPVGLRVNAQVGGGTIDALSTATDTSKFGVALRDPGARAWIVRAFLDRPWLTRLHTHSGSQGVPLARMADGVRAVYELAEEINEAAGRRQVDTIDLGGGLPVNFASDEETPTYEEYARLLAAEVPGLFDGRYGLVTEFGRSLLARHGTVLARVEYTKTSGSRAIAVTHAGVQVATRTVYAPASWPLRIAAYDAKGLPKEGPAVDQDVAGPACFAGDLLAVARPLPRLEPGDVVAALDTGAYYFAHHYAYNSLPRPAVYGYTVRPDGTVRFAAVRPPQPVAEIVAESGGELRDALVAE, encoded by the coding sequence ATGGCTTCCGACCGACGTGATCAAGCCGTCCGCGCAGCCGTCGAGCACGCGCTGCTCCCCGATTCCCAGCCCGTCGTCGCCCTCCTCGACACCGCCGGTGTCCGCGCCTCCGCCGCCGCCCTGCGCGCCGCGTTCGCCGCCGTCACCGACGCGCCCGTCCTGCACGCCTTCGCCGTGAAGGCCTCCCCGCTCGTCCCCGTCCTGCGCCTGCTGTACGAGGAGGGGCTCGGCGCCGAGGTCGCGAGCCCCGGCGAGCTGGCCCTCGCCCGCGCCGCCGGCGTCCCGCCCCGCATGACCGTCCTCGACTCCCCCGCCAAGACCGTGGCCGAACTGCGCGAGGCCATCGACCTCGGCATCGCCGTCAACGCCGACAACCCGCAGGAGCTCGCCCGCCTCGACACGCTCGTCGCCGCCCGCGCGACCGCCCCGCCGCCCGTCGGCCTGCGCGTCAACGCCCAGGTCGGCGGCGGCACCATCGACGCCCTGTCCACCGCGACCGACACCTCGAAGTTCGGCGTCGCCCTGCGCGACCCGGGCGCCCGCGCGTGGATCGTCCGGGCGTTCCTGGACCGCCCGTGGCTGACCCGGCTGCACACCCACTCCGGCTCCCAGGGCGTCCCGCTCGCGCGCATGGCGGACGGGGTGCGGGCCGTATACGAACTGGCCGAGGAGATCAACGAGGCGGCCGGGCGGCGCCAGGTGGACACGATCGACCTCGGCGGCGGCCTGCCGGTGAACTTCGCGTCCGACGAGGAGACCCCCACGTACGAGGAGTACGCGCGGCTGCTCGCCGCCGAGGTGCCGGGGCTGTTCGACGGGCGGTACGGGCTGGTCACCGAGTTCGGCCGGTCGCTGCTGGCCAGGCACGGCACCGTCCTCGCCCGCGTCGAGTACACCAAGACGTCCGGCTCGCGGGCCATCGCCGTCACGCACGCCGGGGTCCAGGTCGCCACCCGCACCGTGTACGCGCCCGCGTCCTGGCCGCTGCGCATCGCCGCGTACGACGCGAAGGGGCTGCCCAAGGAGGGGCCGGCCGTCGACCAGGACGTGGCCGGGCCCGCCTGTTTCGCGGGCGACCTGCTGGCCGTGGCCCGCCCCCTGCCGCGCCTCGAACCGGGAGACGTGGTGGCGGCGCTGGACACCGGCGCGTACTACTTCGCGCACCACTACGCGTACAACTCCCTGCCCAGGCCCGCCGTGTACGGCTACACGGTCCGCCCGGACGGAACGGTGCGGTTCGCCGCCGTACGGCCGCCGCAGCCGGTGGCGGAGATCGTCGCCGAGTCGGGCGGGGAGCTGCGGGACGCGCTGGTGGCGGAGTAG
- a CDS encoding cystathionine beta-synthase: MQIHDSMISLVGNTPLVKLNSVTEGIQATVLAKVEYFNPGGSVKDRIALRMIEAAEKSGELKPGGTIVEPTSGNTGVGLAIVAQQKGYKCVFVCPDKVSTDKINVLRAYGAEVVVCPTAVDPEHPDSYYNVSDRLVRETPGAWKPDQYSNPNNPRSHYETTGPELWEQTEGRITHFVAGVGTGGTISGTGRYLKEVSDGKVKVIGADPEGSVYSGGSGRPYLVEGVGEDFWPSAYDQNVTDEIVAVSDKDSFQMTRRLAKEEGLLVGGSCGMAVVAALRVAEGLGPDDVVVVLLPDSGRGYLSKIFNDEWMADYGFLENAGPSARVGDVLRHKEGDIPKLVHMHPEETVGQAIEVLREYGVSQMPIVKPGAGHPDVMAAEIVGSVVERELLEALFAQRASLNDPLEKHMSAPLPQVGSGEPVEDLMAVLGRADAAIVLVEGKPTGVVSRQDLLAFLARDGK; this comes from the coding sequence GTGCAAATCCACGACTCGATGATCAGCCTCGTCGGCAACACCCCGCTGGTGAAGCTCAACAGTGTGACCGAGGGCATCCAGGCCACGGTCCTGGCCAAGGTCGAGTACTTCAACCCCGGCGGTTCGGTGAAGGACCGCATCGCCCTGCGCATGATCGAGGCCGCCGAGAAGAGCGGCGAGCTGAAGCCCGGCGGCACCATCGTCGAGCCGACGTCCGGCAACACGGGCGTGGGCCTCGCGATCGTGGCCCAGCAGAAGGGCTACAAGTGCGTCTTCGTCTGCCCGGACAAGGTGTCCACGGACAAGATCAACGTGCTGCGCGCGTACGGCGCCGAGGTCGTCGTCTGCCCGACGGCGGTCGACCCGGAGCACCCGGACTCGTACTACAACGTCTCCGACCGCCTCGTCCGCGAGACGCCCGGCGCGTGGAAGCCGGACCAGTACTCGAACCCGAACAACCCGCGCTCGCACTACGAGACGACCGGTCCCGAGCTGTGGGAGCAGACGGAGGGGCGGATCACCCACTTCGTCGCCGGCGTCGGCACGGGCGGCACCATCTCCGGTACCGGCCGCTACCTCAAGGAGGTCAGCGACGGCAAGGTCAAGGTCATCGGCGCCGACCCGGAGGGCTCGGTCTACTCGGGCGGTTCCGGCCGTCCGTACCTGGTCGAGGGCGTCGGTGAGGACTTCTGGCCGTCCGCGTACGACCAGAACGTGACGGACGAGATCGTCGCCGTCTCCGACAAGGACTCCTTCCAGATGACCCGCCGCCTCGCAAAGGAGGAGGGCCTCCTCGTCGGCGGCTCCTGCGGCATGGCCGTCGTCGCGGCGCTGCGCGTAGCGGAGGGCCTCGGCCCGGACGACGTGGTCGTCGTCCTGCTGCCGGACAGCGGTCGCGGCTACCTCTCCAAGATCTTCAACGACGAGTGGATGGCCGACTACGGCTTCCTGGAGAACGCGGGCCCGTCCGCGCGCGTCGGCGACGTGCTGCGCCACAAGGAGGGCGACATCCCGAAGCTGGTGCACATGCACCCGGAGGAGACCGTCGGCCAGGCGATCGAGGTGCTCCGCGAGTACGGCGTGTCGCAGATGCCCATCGTCAAGCCGGGCGCCGGGCACCCGGACGTGATGGCCGCCGAGATCGTCGGCTCGGTCGTCGAGCGGGAGCTGCTGGAGGCGCTGTTCGCCCAGCGCGCGTCGCTGAACGACCCGCTGGAGAAGCACATGAGCGCCCCGCTGCCGCAGGTCGGCTCCGGCGAGCCGGTCGAGGACCTGATGGCGGTGCTGGGCCGGGCGGACGCGGCGATCGTGCTGGTCGAGGGCAAGCCGACCGGCGTGGTCAGCCGCCAGGACCTGCTGGCGTTCCTGGCCCGCGACGGCAAGTGA
- the hutU gene encoding urocanate hydratase, with protein sequence MSGPRPVRAPRGTELSALGWQQEAALRMLQNNLDPEVAEHPDKLVVYGGTGKAARDWRSFDAMVRTLRTLKQDETMLVQSGRPVGVMQTHEWAPRVLIANSNLVGDWANWEEFRRLEALGLTMYGQMTAGSWIYIGTQGILQGTYETFAAVAAKKFGGTLAGTITLTAGLGGMGGAQPLAVTMNDGVAICVDCDPRAIERRIEHRYLDVKADSLDHALQLATEARDARRPLSIGVLGNAAELVPQLLAMGAPIDIVTDQTSAHDPLAYLPVGVAFEDMADAAAKDPAGFTQRARESMARHVEAMVGFMDAGAEVFDYGNSIRGEAQLAGYERAFAFPGFVPAYIRPLFCEGKGPFRWAALSGEASDIAKTDKAILELFPENESLARWIKMAGERVHFQGLPARICWLGYGERDRAGERFNDMVASGELAAPLAIGRDHLDCGSVASPYRETEAMLDGSDAIADWPLLNAMVNVASGASWVSLHHGGGVGMGRSIHAGQVTVADGTPLAGEKIRRVLTNDPGMGVIRHVDAGYDRADEVAAERGVRVPMREDA encoded by the coding sequence ATGTCAGGACCCCGACCCGTACGGGCCCCGCGCGGTACGGAACTGAGCGCCCTGGGATGGCAGCAGGAGGCCGCTCTGCGGATGCTCCAGAACAACCTCGACCCGGAGGTCGCCGAGCACCCCGACAAGCTCGTCGTCTACGGCGGCACCGGCAAGGCGGCCCGCGACTGGCGCTCCTTCGACGCCATGGTCCGCACGCTGCGCACCCTGAAGCAGGACGAGACGATGCTCGTCCAGTCCGGCCGCCCGGTCGGCGTGATGCAGACCCACGAGTGGGCCCCGCGCGTCCTGATCGCCAACTCCAACCTGGTCGGCGACTGGGCGAACTGGGAGGAGTTCCGCCGCCTGGAGGCGCTCGGTCTCACCATGTACGGGCAGATGACCGCCGGGTCGTGGATCTACATCGGCACGCAGGGCATCCTCCAGGGAACGTACGAGACGTTCGCCGCCGTCGCCGCGAAGAAGTTCGGCGGCACCCTCGCCGGGACGATCACCCTCACCGCCGGTCTCGGCGGCATGGGCGGCGCCCAGCCGCTCGCCGTCACCATGAACGACGGCGTCGCCATCTGCGTCGACTGCGACCCGCGCGCCATCGAGCGCCGCATCGAGCACCGCTACCTGGACGTCAAGGCCGACTCCCTCGACCACGCCCTGCAGCTGGCCACCGAGGCCCGCGACGCGCGCCGCCCCCTGTCGATCGGCGTGCTCGGCAACGCCGCCGAACTGGTACCGCAGCTCCTCGCGATGGGCGCCCCCATCGACATCGTCACCGACCAGACCTCCGCCCACGACCCGCTCGCCTACCTGCCGGTCGGCGTCGCCTTCGAGGACATGGCCGACGCCGCCGCCAAGGACCCGGCCGGGTTCACGCAGCGGGCCCGCGAGTCGATGGCCAGGCACGTCGAGGCGATGGTCGGCTTCATGGACGCGGGCGCCGAGGTCTTCGACTACGGCAACTCCATCCGCGGCGAGGCCCAGCTCGCCGGGTACGAGAGGGCGTTCGCCTTCCCCGGCTTCGTCCCCGCCTACATCCGCCCGCTGTTCTGCGAGGGCAAGGGCCCCTTCCGCTGGGCCGCCCTTTCCGGTGAGGCGTCCGACATCGCCAAGACGGACAAGGCGATCCTGGAGCTGTTCCCGGAGAACGAGTCGCTGGCCCGCTGGATCAAGATGGCCGGGGAGCGCGTCCACTTCCAGGGCCTGCCCGCCCGCATCTGCTGGCTCGGCTACGGCGAGCGCGACCGCGCCGGTGAGCGCTTCAACGACATGGTGGCCTCCGGCGAGCTGGCCGCCCCGCTCGCCATCGGCCGCGACCACCTCGACTGCGGCTCCGTCGCCTCCCCGTACCGCGAGACCGAGGCCATGCTCGACGGCTCCGACGCCATCGCGGACTGGCCGCTGCTGAACGCCATGGTCAACGTCGCGTCCGGCGCCTCCTGGGTCTCCCTGCACCACGGCGGCGGCGTCGGCATGGGCCGCTCCATCCACGCGGGCCAGGTCACCGTCGCCGACGGCACCCCGCTGGCGGGCGAGAAGATCCGCCGCGTCCTCACCAACGACCCCGGCATGGGCGTCATCCGGCACGTGGACGCCGGATACGACCGCGCCGACGAGGTCGCCGCCGAGCGGGGCGTCCGCGTCCCGATGCGGGAGGACGCGTGA